From the Anguilla anguilla isolate fAngAng1 chromosome 8, fAngAng1.pri, whole genome shotgun sequence genome, one window contains:
- the fuz gene encoding protein fuzzy homolog, which yields MLQAGSVQLLCLTASSGVPLFSRGVSRQLPFSVIGSLNGVHMFGGGQGATLSCCETDSGGRVVWKVFQESVMLIAVSGEQGGAVDDLQLRRQLENTWNCMVLVLGQDELVTVRNVERLKRDLRSCYRLIDLFLEGAGDGMGDLTHCADCLLAPQPSPLQEALDAFTHAAESEFGCLLVHGKVVVATEKWWRLAPQEVVLLSALVRTFSGSASCDHPVFLPQGSPTVPLRLLRFQLLPGADLCVLCGPAPSLQTAESELVARFWCPLVETLRGCLTLGGRCLPGSVALHGDVLGLLLINRESSRAVSTVRSGDMPPGRPRPARCRELLRLFYVFAATRYFGPEEVGALGERRRGDPLKEDFSLGFSHQPVQCYLVTEECKLFGLQTPQHQLYLLMPISVPTFALRSLATRTLSAITSSTGF from the coding sequence ATGCTCCAGGCGGGATCTGTGCAGCTCCTGTGCCTTACGGCCAGCAGCGGCGTGCCTCTCTTCTCCCGGGGCGTCTCCAGGCAGCTCCCTTTCTCTGTCATCGGGTCTCTGAACGGGGTGCACATGTTCGGCGGGGGCCAGGGGGCCACGCTGTCCTGCTGCGAAACGGACAGCGGCGGCCGCGTGGTCTGGAAGGTCTTCCAGGAGAGCGTGATGCTCATCGCGGTGAGCGGCGAGCAGGGCGGCGCCGTGGACGACCTCCAGCTGCGCCGCCAGCTGGAGAACACGTGGAACTGCATGGTGCTGGTCCTGGGGCAAGATGAGCTGGTGACCGTGCGCAATGTGGAGCGCCTGAAAAGGGACCTGCGCTCCTGCTACCGGCTCATTGACCTCTTCCTGGAGGGCGCTGGCGACGGGATGGGGGACCTGACGCACTGCGCTGACTGCCTACTGGCCCCGCAGCCCAGCCCACTGCAGGAGGCTTTGGACGCCTTCACCCACGCCGCCGAGAGCGAGTTTGGCTGCCTGCTGGTCCACGGCAAGGTCGTGGTGGCTACGGAGAAGTGGTGGCGCCTGGCACCCCAGGAGGTGGTCCTCCTGTCCGCCCTGGTGCGCACCTTCAGCGGGTCAGCCTCCTGCGACCACCCCGTGTTCCTGCCCCAGGGCAGCCCCACGGTgcccctccgcctcctccggTTCCAGCTGCTGCCGGGGGCGGACCTGTGCGTGCTgtgcggccccgccccctccctgcagaCAGCCGAGAGCGAGCTGGTGGCGCGCTTctggtgccccctggtggagacaCTGCGCGGTTGCCTGACGCTCGGAGGGCGGTGCCTGCCGGGCTCGGTTGCGCTCCACGGAGACGtcctgggcctgctgctcatcaATCGGGAGTCCAGCAGGGCCGTCTCCACCGTGCGGTCTGGGGACATGCCCCCCGGCcgaccccgccccgcccggtgCCGGGAACTGCTCCGGCTCTTCTACGTTTTCGCCGCGACGCGGTACTTTGGGCCCGAGGAGGTGGGGGCACTGGGAGAGAGGCGGCGGGGCGACCCGCTCAAGGAGGACTTCTCCCTGGGCTTCTCCCATCAGCCTGTGCAGTGTTACCTGGTGACGGAGGAGTGTAAGCTCTTCGGCCTTCAGACCCCTCAGCACCAGCTCTACCTGCTGATGCCCATCTCCGTGCCAACATTCGCCCTGCGCTCCCTGGCCACCCGCACCCTCTCCGCCATCACCAGCAGCACCGGCTTTTAG